A part of Candidatus Dormiibacterota bacterium genomic DNA contains:
- a CDS encoding acetyl-CoA C-acyltransferase, giving the protein MRTPFAKVDGALAKLDAIALSVPVVRAMIDSLRGPEPEFAVWGAVIPNLAWSNIAREVLMDAGVSPEISAFSTIMACATSMIGAIQAAGMIDGIDRHLALVGGAESMSRVQLGLGQSLSDWVRQFQHARSLGQKASHLADLRLGDIRLYIPSVTNRTTGKSMGEHTEITAKEWDIPREEQDRVALESHRHAVAAWERGFFDDLVIPVGGLRRDSIPRADTSLEKLARLTPSFDRTTGRGTLTAGNSSPLTDGAAGLWVASPAGLERLPAGSPAARLIDWEIASIDFRTEGLLMAPAFAIPRLLARHGLGYADIDLWEIHEAFAAQVLFHIKALESVDFVRDKAGVDADLGKFPRERVNPNGGSVALGHPFGATGARILSQAVKELSNVRPGRYGIVSICTDGGQGGVVLLESAVRPG; this is encoded by the coding sequence GTGAGAACACCCTTCGCAAAAGTGGACGGTGCGCTCGCCAAGCTCGACGCGATCGCCCTCTCCGTGCCCGTCGTGCGGGCCATGATTGACAGCCTGCGCGGACCTGAGCCGGAATTTGCCGTGTGGGGAGCCGTCATTCCGAATCTTGCCTGGAGCAATATCGCCCGCGAAGTCCTCATGGATGCGGGCGTCAGTCCGGAGATCTCGGCTTTCTCCACGATCATGGCGTGCGCGACCAGCATGATCGGAGCGATCCAGGCGGCGGGAATGATCGACGGCATCGACCGCCATCTCGCGCTCGTCGGCGGCGCGGAGAGCATGAGCCGCGTCCAGCTGGGCCTGGGCCAATCCCTCTCCGATTGGGTCCGGCAATTTCAGCACGCGCGGTCTCTCGGGCAGAAGGCCTCGCATCTGGCGGACCTGAGACTGGGCGATATCCGGCTCTATATTCCGTCCGTGACCAATCGCACGACCGGGAAGAGCATGGGCGAGCACACGGAGATCACCGCGAAGGAGTGGGACATACCGCGTGAAGAACAGGATCGGGTCGCGCTCGAGAGTCACCGGCATGCCGTGGCCGCGTGGGAGCGCGGCTTCTTCGACGATCTGGTCATCCCTGTCGGCGGCCTGCGCCGTGATTCAATCCCCCGTGCAGACACCTCGCTCGAAAAGCTGGCGCGCCTGACTCCGTCGTTCGACCGAACCACAGGCCGAGGCACGCTCACCGCGGGCAACTCCTCCCCCTTGACGGACGGCGCCGCCGGTCTCTGGGTTGCCTCGCCGGCCGGTCTGGAGAGGCTGCCTGCCGGCAGCCCCGCGGCCAGGTTGATCGACTGGGAGATCGCGTCGATCGATTTCCGCACCGAGGGACTGCTCATGGCGCCGGCCTTCGCAATCCCGCGTCTGCTGGCCCGCCACGGGCTGGGCTACGCCGACATCGATTTGTGGGAGATCCACGAAGCGTTCGCGGCCCAGGTCCTCTTCCACATCAAGGCGCTCGAGAGCGTGGACTTCGTGCGCGACAAGGCCGGTGTCGATGCCGACCTGGGCAAGTTCCCGCGCGAACGGGTGAATCCGAACGGCGGCAGTGTCGCGCTCGGCCACCCGTTCGGTGCGACGGGAGCGCGAATCCTGAGTCAGGCGGTGAAAGAGTTGTCCAACGTCCGACCGGGTCGCTACGGCATCGTCAGCATCTGCACGGATGGCGGCCAGGGTGGGGTCGTGCTTCTGGAATCCGCTGTGCGACCGGGCTGA
- a CDS encoding MotA/TolQ/ExbB proton channel family protein has protein sequence MTPRAFFAPGTALLIAALFTPAQAQDSPAAPLGDAARAARQDLDRSVKALADLRESIRSETVPLTKELAEAEGRLADEKRTYDEVSRRQDGARLEYENLGQAIKLRQEEAAYVGNLLDEYARGFDTVLHVGERPRVAADLEAARQAPQERDLTPRERCARQVGLLNASVARLNDLLGGTLFPGQAVDPGGTVRPGTFALIGPVSLFAAADGVAGIALPQAGSDSVAVRPLDEAGNAEVAQVAAAGKGLFPFDASRGGALQELINRGSLVGYFKKGGPIMWPLLCVSILAMSVILERLFFLARERRRRDPDTVAEIMSRLESGDADGALRAGEGSRDYVARSLTYALAHRQKSFSDALMRATNQETVRFERAIPILDTIVTMAPMLGLLGTVTGIMNSFGMLGGGELGAPAQITGGIAEALIATAFGLGIAITTLIPMNYLHTRSEEARNELGDAATHLELLMKPILDAEMRLRGARMSRAAAPDLADGIPPGWRTSAETLARARGDA, from the coding sequence ATGACCCCACGCGCGTTCTTCGCTCCGGGCACAGCACTCCTGATCGCGGCGCTGTTCACGCCGGCACAGGCCCAGGACTCGCCGGCCGCCCCGCTGGGGGACGCCGCGCGGGCGGCGCGGCAGGATCTCGATCGCAGCGTCAAGGCGCTCGCCGATCTGCGCGAGTCCATCCGGTCCGAGACCGTGCCGCTCACGAAGGAGCTGGCGGAGGCGGAGGGGCGCCTGGCGGACGAAAAACGGACGTACGACGAGGTCTCCCGCCGCCAGGACGGGGCGCGCCTGGAATACGAAAATCTCGGGCAGGCGATCAAGCTGCGGCAGGAGGAGGCGGCGTACGTCGGCAATCTTCTTGACGAGTACGCGCGCGGGTTCGACACGGTCCTGCACGTGGGGGAGCGGCCGAGAGTCGCGGCGGACCTCGAGGCCGCCCGGCAGGCGCCGCAGGAGCGGGACCTGACTCCGCGCGAGCGTTGCGCCCGGCAGGTCGGGCTCTTGAATGCATCGGTCGCCCGGCTGAACGACCTCCTCGGAGGAACACTCTTCCCGGGGCAGGCGGTCGATCCGGGCGGGACGGTGAGACCGGGGACGTTCGCCCTCATCGGCCCGGTGTCATTGTTCGCCGCCGCCGACGGCGTGGCGGGGATCGCCCTGCCGCAGGCCGGATCGGATTCGGTGGCGGTGCGGCCCCTGGACGAAGCCGGGAACGCGGAGGTCGCGCAGGTGGCGGCGGCCGGCAAGGGGCTCTTCCCGTTCGACGCCTCGCGCGGCGGCGCGCTTCAGGAGCTGATCAACCGCGGCAGCCTCGTAGGCTACTTCAAGAAGGGGGGGCCGATCATGTGGCCGCTCCTGTGCGTCTCGATCCTGGCGATGTCGGTGATCCTGGAGCGCCTGTTCTTCCTGGCGCGCGAGAGACGGCGCCGGGACCCGGACACCGTGGCCGAGATCATGTCCCGCCTGGAGTCGGGAGACGCGGACGGGGCCCTGCGCGCGGGAGAGGGGTCGCGCGATTACGTCGCGCGCTCTCTCACCTATGCCCTGGCGCACCGGCAGAAGTCGTTCTCCGACGCCCTGATGCGCGCGACCAACCAGGAGACGGTCCGGTTCGAGCGCGCCATTCCGATCCTCGACACGATCGTCACGATGGCCCCGATGCTGGGGCTTCTGGGGACGGTCACCGGCATCATGAACTCGTTCGGCATGCTGGGGGGCGGAGAGCTGGGAGCGCCGGCCCAGATCACGGGCGGCATCGCCGAGGCCCTCATCGCCACCGCCTTCGGTCTCGGGATCGCCATCACCACGCTCATCCCGATGAACTATCTGCACACGCGCAGCGAGGAGGCCCGGAACGAGCTGGGGGACGCGGCCACCCACCTGGAGCTGCTCATGAAGCCGATCCTGGACGCCGAGATGAGGCTGCGCGGCGCCAGGATGTCGCGAGCCGCCGCCCCCGACCTGGCCGACGGCATTCCGCCCGGCTGGCGAACCAGCGCCGAGACGCTGGCCCGGGCCCGAGGTGACGCATGA
- a CDS encoding biopolymer transporter ExbD, which translates to MTTVRAPRRRKARIEIIPLIDVMFFLLATFIMVSLSMTRNTGMQVALPSASTAEKQPSRDDSVTLTVTEDAQVFFNKEKITLAQLPFKLQTFKASSKDPKVVVSGAADANFKVVVAVLDEARKIGIQKVGISTQKK; encoded by the coding sequence ATGACGACCGTTCGCGCCCCGCGCCGCCGCAAGGCGCGCATCGAGATCATCCCGCTCATCGACGTGATGTTCTTTCTGCTGGCCACGTTCATCATGGTGTCGCTGTCGATGACGCGGAACACCGGCATGCAGGTCGCCCTGCCCTCGGCCAGCACCGCGGAGAAACAGCCGTCGCGCGACGATTCCGTGACCCTGACGGTGACCGAGGACGCCCAGGTCTTCTTCAACAAGGAGAAGATCACGCTGGCCCAGCTCCCGTTCAAGCTGCAGACCTTCAAGGCCTCGAGCAAGGACCCCAAGGTCGTCGTGAGCGGGGCCGCCGACGCCAATTTCAAGGTGGTGGTGGCGGTGCTCGACGAGGCCCGCAAGATCGGCATCCAGAAGGTCGGCATCTCCACGCAGAAGAAATGA
- a CDS encoding energy transducer TonB, translated as MSRFQIAAVVGALLLHAGILLFGGLVLPRRPEGAEVRKDVALIDEADPDKTDKADKKDEEKVKTDERQDEDRPPEISVTAEPMPDTRNLANLDAEAAGPALDALSLNDLEGALNPGEGGMSFGQGFSLASGGRIGAAGGPGGPSLEEIAAVADLDQRPQAVAQNAPMYPAELRRRRVEGTVTLVFLVDTEGRVVNPTVEKSTDPGFERPALEAVRRWRFEPGTRQGHKVQFKMRVPITFRAG; from the coding sequence ATGAGCCGCTTCCAGATCGCGGCCGTCGTCGGTGCGCTCCTGCTGCACGCGGGAATCCTCCTGTTCGGCGGGCTCGTCCTGCCCCGCAGGCCCGAAGGGGCGGAGGTGCGGAAGGACGTGGCGCTGATCGACGAGGCCGATCCGGACAAGACGGACAAGGCCGACAAGAAGGACGAGGAGAAGGTGAAGACCGACGAGCGCCAGGACGAGGACCGGCCTCCGGAGATCTCCGTTACGGCCGAGCCGATGCCGGACACCCGGAATCTGGCCAATCTCGATGCGGAGGCCGCCGGCCCCGCGCTCGATGCCCTGAGCCTGAACGACCTCGAAGGGGCCCTCAATCCCGGCGAGGGGGGGATGTCGTTCGGCCAGGGGTTCAGTCTTGCGTCCGGCGGCCGGATCGGGGCGGCGGGGGGGCCGGGAGGTCCGAGCCTCGAGGAGATCGCCGCAGTCGCCGACCTCGATCAGCGCCCGCAGGCCGTCGCCCAGAACGCCCCGATGTATCCCGCCGAACTCAGGAGGCGCCGGGTCGAGGGGACGGTGACCCTGGTCTTCCTGGTGGACACCGAGGGGCGCGTGGTCAACCCGACCGTCGAGAAATCGACCGATCCGGGCTTCGAGAGACCGGCCCTGGAGGCGGTCCGTCGCTGGCGCTTCGAGCCCGGCACGCGCCAGGGACACAAAGTGCAGTTCAAGATGCGCGTGCCGATCACCTTCCGTGCGGGTTGA
- a CDS encoding tetratricopeptide repeat protein: MPNSDTTSRRVLRAVLALAALALWPGPARASDDPSPDLWKDPAFQKAFLGSYGVQSELEPKLTQIELQQMQKLLPLMDTDPDAAARKLQGLAKPNASAVFDFTLGNLAFQKDRPEDAEAHYRVAVSKFPNFRRALRNLGLIQVRLGQYEDAARSLSRVIELGGGEGLTYGLLGYAYAAMGQSLSAESAYRSAVLLQPDLLDWKVGLAQTLLKQQKHGEAAALCGELLERDPGRTDLWLLQAGAYVGLGQPLKAAENYEILRRMGKGTVGSLSTLGDIYVNEGLWDLAASAYSAALDADPQQDPGRPLRWIAILSQRGANAQARALLDRTTSIYGDRLDAAARKDLLRQKARLASAEGMDGEALGVLQEIVALDPLDGEALLLLGQHYVRADDLEQAQFYYERAESLEAFEAEAKVRRAQILVRQSKYRDAVPLLKRAQEIKPRDDVARYLEQVERLAKTRG, from the coding sequence ATGCCGAACAGCGACACCACGTCCCGCCGCGTTCTGCGCGCCGTTCTGGCGCTCGCCGCTCTGGCCCTGTGGCCGGGGCCGGCGCGGGCCTCGGACGACCCGTCCCCCGATCTCTGGAAGGATCCCGCCTTCCAGAAGGCGTTCCTCGGATCGTATGGCGTGCAGTCGGAGCTCGAGCCGAAGCTGACGCAGATCGAGCTGCAGCAGATGCAGAAGCTCCTGCCGCTCATGGACACCGACCCCGATGCCGCCGCCCGAAAGCTGCAGGGGCTCGCCAAGCCGAACGCCAGCGCCGTGTTCGATTTCACCCTGGGGAACCTGGCCTTCCAGAAGGACCGGCCCGAGGACGCGGAGGCGCATTACCGCGTCGCTGTCTCGAAGTTCCCGAACTTCCGCCGGGCCCTGCGCAATCTCGGCCTCATCCAGGTCCGCCTCGGCCAGTACGAGGACGCCGCGCGCTCCCTGTCGCGCGTCATCGAGCTGGGGGGCGGGGAGGGGCTGACCTACGGGCTTCTCGGGTACGCCTACGCGGCGATGGGTCAGTCCCTGTCGGCCGAATCCGCCTACCGCAGCGCCGTCCTCCTGCAGCCGGACCTCCTCGACTGGAAGGTCGGCCTCGCCCAGACGCTGCTGAAGCAGCAGAAGCACGGAGAAGCGGCGGCGCTGTGCGGCGAGCTCCTGGAGCGCGATCCGGGACGGACCGACCTGTGGCTTCTCCAGGCGGGGGCCTACGTCGGTCTAGGGCAGCCGCTCAAGGCGGCCGAGAACTACGAGATCCTGCGCCGGATGGGGAAGGGGACCGTCGGCAGCCTTTCGACCCTCGGCGACATCTACGTGAACGAAGGACTCTGGGACCTCGCCGCCTCGGCGTACAGCGCCGCCCTGGATGCCGACCCGCAGCAGGATCCGGGCCGCCCGCTGCGCTGGATCGCGATCCTTTCGCAGAGAGGGGCGAACGCCCAGGCGCGCGCGCTCCTCGATCGCACCACGAGCATCTACGGCGATCGGCTGGACGCCGCGGCGCGCAAGGACCTCCTGCGTCAGAAGGCAAGACTGGCGTCCGCCGAGGGGATGGACGGGGAGGCGTTGGGTGTGCTGCAGGAGATCGTCGCTCTCGATCCGCTCGACGGGGAGGCCCTGCTGCTCCTGGGCCAGCACTACGTCCGCGCCGACGATCTCGAGCAGGCCCAGTTCTACTACGAGCGGGCCGAGAGCCTGGAGGCGTTCGAGGCCGAGGCGAAGGTGCGGCGGGCGCAGATCCTCGTCCGACAGTCGAAATATCGCGACGCCGTCCCCCTCTTGAAGAGGGCGCAGGAGATCAAGCCGCGCGACGACGTGGCCCGTTACCTCGAGCAGGTGGAGCGTCTCGCGAAGACCCGCGGCTGA
- a CDS encoding DUF6498-containing protein — protein MNPTRRRRTGSRFAVVALVAANLVVAVAAFHGRWGWADVVRVYWIETMIIGVVNVLKMFVWALFRKPLNTLTDLREAGTRLALVMVLVPYYLAAFFFLVLALGFGIHGDGKEIPRLMLIFALSHGVSFVWNYLGHAEFRSVSFVALLVQPYARLALMAAVFALGFLLTRLVPGAGRSTAFSVSVVVCKLAVDLVSHMWEHARAHMSEADLPLPPSQAPPPPVVATRADA, from the coding sequence ATGAATCCGACACGGCGCAGAAGGACCGGGAGCCGGTTCGCCGTCGTCGCTCTGGTCGCGGCCAACCTGGTCGTGGCGGTCGCCGCTTTCCACGGCCGCTGGGGATGGGCCGACGTGGTCCGCGTGTACTGGATCGAGACGATGATCATCGGCGTCGTCAACGTCCTGAAGATGTTCGTCTGGGCGCTGTTCCGGAAACCCTTGAACACTCTTACCGATCTGCGCGAGGCCGGCACGCGCCTGGCGCTGGTGATGGTCCTGGTCCCCTATTATTTGGCGGCATTCTTTTTTCTCGTCCTGGCCCTGGGTTTTGGAATCCACGGTGACGGGAAGGAGATCCCACGACTCATGCTGATCTTCGCGCTGAGCCATGGCGTGTCGTTCGTGTGGAACTACCTGGGCCACGCGGAGTTCCGGAGCGTGAGCTTTGTCGCCCTGCTGGTGCAGCCCTACGCGCGCCTGGCGCTGATGGCGGCGGTGTTCGCTCTGGGGTTTCTGCTCACGCGCCTCGTGCCGGGCGCCGGCCGCTCGACGGCCTTCTCGGTGTCGGTCGTCGTCTGCAAGCTGGCGGTCGACTTGGTCAGCCACATGTGGGAGCACGCCCGGGCACACATGTCCGAGGCCGACCTGCCACTCCCGCCGTCTCAAGCGCCTCCTCCTCCCGTCGTTGCCACGCGGGCCGATGCCTGA
- a CDS encoding polyphosphate kinase 2 family protein, which produces MTQPIHIPAGARVRLRDFDPGDTSRCGDKEEAQESVAKHVRRMVDLQRVLFAEGKHALLVVLQAMDGGGKDGTIRHVLSGLNPQGCRVTGFKAPTSEELSHDFLWRVHREVPPLGMIGVFNRSHYEDVLAARVRKLVPPAVWRDRYAHINAFEKLLADSGVTILKFFLHISKQEQKERLEKRLEDPRRAWKFDPVDWENRKLWKDYVAAYEEAMRRCNTSWAAWHIIPANKKWYRDLLVSERIVRALEDMRLKYPAPRAEAGKR; this is translated from the coding sequence ATGACGCAACCGATCCACATCCCTGCGGGCGCGCGAGTGCGGCTGCGGGACTTCGACCCGGGCGATACCTCCCGGTGCGGCGACAAGGAGGAGGCGCAGGAGTCGGTCGCGAAACACGTCCGCCGCATGGTCGATCTGCAGCGGGTCCTGTTCGCCGAGGGGAAGCACGCTCTCCTGGTCGTCCTCCAGGCGATGGACGGAGGGGGCAAGGACGGCACGATCCGCCACGTCCTGTCGGGGCTGAACCCTCAGGGCTGCCGCGTGACCGGGTTCAAGGCCCCGACCTCCGAGGAGCTGTCGCACGATTTCCTCTGGCGCGTGCACAGAGAGGTCCCGCCGCTCGGCATGATCGGTGTCTTCAACCGGTCCCACTACGAGGACGTGCTGGCGGCGCGCGTCAGGAAGCTCGTGCCGCCGGCCGTGTGGCGCGACCGGTACGCGCACATCAACGCCTTCGAGAAGCTCCTGGCCGACAGCGGCGTGACCATCCTGAAGTTCTTCCTGCACATCTCGAAGCAGGAGCAGAAGGAACGTCTCGAGAAGCGTCTCGAGGATCCGCGCCGCGCCTGGAAGTTCGACCCGGTCGACTGGGAGAACCGGAAGCTCTGGAAGGACTACGTGGCCGCCTACGAGGAGGCGATGAGGCGCTGCAATACCTCGTGGGCGGCGTGGCACATCATCCCGGCCAACAAGAAGTGGTATCGGGACCTGCTGGTGTCCGAGCGCATCGTGCGGGCTCTCGAGGACATGCGCTTGAAATACCCCGCGCCCCGCGCCGAGGCGGGCAAGCGATGA
- a CDS encoding MOSC N-terminal beta barrel domain-containing protein — translation MSRPPSGPNPSARKADSLRIAELWRYPVKSMAGEPLQRAEVRRDGLAGDRVVHVQDARGQVITARTRPRLLGHRSILGPDGEPLVDGRPWSSADVARDVVAAAGADARLVRYDGEERFDVLPLLVATDGAIEAFGFDRRRLRPNLLIEGVPGLAERGWEGRTLRAGTALIGLHSLRARCVMTTFDPDTLEQDVSVLKRIHREFDGRLALNALVIREGAVSVGDEVELLEADRQARGHEADR, via the coding sequence CTGAGCCGGCCGCCGAGCGGCCCGAATCCCTCGGCTCGAAAGGCGGACTCCCTGCGCATCGCGGAGCTGTGGCGTTACCCGGTGAAGTCGATGGCGGGCGAGCCGCTCCAGCGCGCCGAGGTGCGCCGCGACGGCCTCGCCGGGGACCGCGTCGTGCACGTGCAGGACGCGCGCGGTCAGGTGATCACGGCGCGGACCCGTCCTCGCCTGCTCGGCCACCGCAGCATCCTCGGGCCGGATGGCGAGCCGCTCGTGGACGGACGTCCGTGGAGCTCCGCGGACGTGGCGCGCGACGTCGTCGCGGCGGCGGGCGCGGACGCCCGGCTGGTGCGCTACGACGGTGAGGAGCGCTTCGACGTCCTTCCCCTGCTGGTCGCGACCGACGGCGCCATCGAGGCGTTCGGATTCGACCGGCGGCGCCTGCGGCCGAACCTCCTGATCGAAGGGGTGCCGGGGCTCGCCGAGCGCGGCTGGGAGGGACGCACCCTGCGCGCCGGCACGGCCCTGATCGGACTGCACAGCCTGCGGGCCCGCTGTGTCATGACCACGTTCGATCCCGACACGCTGGAACAGGATGTCTCGGTGCTGAAGCGTATCCACCGCGAGTTCGACGGCCGGCTGGCCCTCAACGCCCTGGTGATCCGGGAGGGAGCCGTCTCCGTGGGGGACGAGGTGGAGCTTCTCGAAGCGGACCGCCAGGCTCGCGGACACGAGGCCGATCGATGA
- a CDS encoding alcohol dehydrogenase catalytic domain-containing protein has translation MRAAVMTEIRKPWTIKTLPDPKPQPGQVLVRIKASGMCGTDLHVQHGVMAVPLPMVLGHEPVGTIEEVGAGVAGLRRGDRVGVSWAQRGCGRCHFCQEDRVSYCAEYQSWVQMGGGNSELMLAWATGCTLVPSGLSDEEAAPIFCAGFTVMSGLRNAAPRPGDTVAVLGVGGLGHLAVQYARALGLQVIAITGSADKKEEARKLGADEVIVASKNAGQALLDAGGADVILGTTNSAAQATQALRGLRPEGRMVNMGLVDGPIQVDPLHFLSQQVRLVGSKQNLRRDLVEALDLAAAGKVKPRLEVYPLDRINEARERLEAGKVRYRAVIKL, from the coding sequence ATGCGCGCAGCGGTGATGACCGAAATCAGGAAACCGTGGACGATCAAGACGCTGCCCGACCCGAAGCCGCAGCCCGGGCAGGTGCTCGTGAGGATCAAGGCCAGCGGCATGTGCGGCACCGACCTGCACGTGCAGCACGGTGTCATGGCCGTTCCCCTCCCGATGGTCCTGGGACACGAGCCGGTCGGGACGATCGAGGAGGTCGGGGCGGGAGTCGCCGGCCTGCGCAGGGGGGACCGGGTCGGAGTGTCGTGGGCCCAGAGGGGGTGCGGGCGCTGCCACTTCTGCCAGGAGGATCGCGTGTCCTACTGCGCCGAGTACCAGTCGTGGGTCCAGATGGGCGGCGGCAACTCCGAGCTGATGCTGGCCTGGGCGACGGGCTGCACGCTCGTGCCGTCCGGCCTGAGCGACGAGGAGGCGGCGCCGATCTTCTGCGCCGGCTTCACGGTGATGAGCGGTCTGCGCAACGCTGCGCCGCGACCCGGCGACACGGTCGCGGTCCTCGGCGTCGGCGGGCTCGGCCACCTGGCTGTGCAATACGCCCGGGCGCTCGGGCTTCAGGTCATCGCGATCACCGGCAGCGCCGACAAGAAGGAGGAAGCCCGGAAGCTGGGCGCCGACGAGGTCATCGTAGCGTCCAAGAACGCGGGCCAGGCCCTGCTCGACGCCGGCGGGGCGGACGTGATCCTCGGCACCACCAACTCGGCGGCGCAGGCGACGCAGGCGCTGCGCGGCCTGCGGCCCGAAGGACGAATGGTCAACATGGGGCTCGTCGATGGACCGATCCAGGTGGATCCGCTTCACTTCCTGTCGCAGCAGGTCCGGCTGGTCGGCAGCAAGCAGAACCTGAGGCGCGACCTGGTCGAGGCGCTCGACCTCGCCGCCGCGGGGAAGGTGAAGCCGCGGCTCGAGGTCTATCCGCTCGATCGCATCAACGAGGCGCGCGAGCGTCTCGAGGCCGGCAAGGTCCGCTACCGGGCAGTCATCAAGCTCTGA
- a CDS encoding DUF885 domain-containing protein, whose protein sequence is MTVERVQSRFPGGIPAGAQGPDLEFYRIADRYLDDSLHAYPTQATLAGYHKYDSLLEDLTTAGIGEKLRLATNYLAELRAVAPERLSTSARIDYHLVRTDIEASIFALEEIRPYERDPQNYIDLLGNTTLFLTLQEADSPLWPERLEALLKRMEAIPSLLRAAQANLKNPARVVTDLTIHTSGGSVGFFETVAPPLFAKAPKIRRHLETETGKVIAALKEFKVWLENDLLPRSLGDWRLGTDLWTKKLRHTLQSSLTPEEILRRAQAQLETDRTHMLEVAAPLHDRLHPGHRHAEKGDALVNTIVREVLDEVTKRHSTPDTLFRDTRRAVDRIKAFIRERDLIGLPPDDDNFVVEPTPGFMDGVAVAFFNPPPVLEPDLKKSFWISSVPRGETESFLREYNDYALQGLTIHEAFPGHYVQYWHALRSPIATIYKKLFSSGTFAEGWAVLAERLMFENGYASDEPENLLVHLKQTLRVPLNAILDARLHTTAMSDEAADRFAMDLLRGPGFQEEAEARGKLRRAKVSSTQLSTYFVGYLEMSDLLREARRREGDRFRLRAFNERLLSFGTIPPRDARALLDQPSHPG, encoded by the coding sequence ATGACGGTCGAGCGTGTCCAGTCACGGTTCCCGGGCGGTATTCCGGCCGGAGCGCAGGGGCCCGACCTCGAGTTCTACCGCATCGCCGATCGCTACCTCGATGATTCGCTGCACGCCTATCCGACGCAGGCGACCCTCGCCGGCTACCACAAGTACGACTCGCTCCTGGAAGATCTGACGACCGCGGGGATCGGGGAGAAGCTGCGCCTGGCGACGAACTACCTGGCGGAGCTCCGGGCCGTCGCCCCGGAGCGTCTGTCCACGAGCGCCCGCATCGACTATCACCTGGTCCGCACCGACATCGAGGCGTCGATCTTCGCCCTCGAGGAGATCCGCCCGTATGAGCGCGATCCACAGAACTACATCGACCTGCTGGGCAACACCACGCTCTTCCTGACCCTGCAGGAGGCGGACTCCCCGCTGTGGCCGGAACGCCTCGAAGCCCTTCTCAAACGCATGGAGGCGATCCCGTCCCTCCTGCGGGCGGCGCAGGCGAACCTCAAGAACCCGGCGCGCGTCGTGACCGATCTGACGATCCACACCAGCGGCGGAAGCGTCGGCTTCTTCGAGACGGTCGCTCCCCCTCTGTTCGCGAAGGCCCCGAAGATCCGCCGGCATCTCGAGACGGAAACCGGAAAGGTCATCGCGGCGCTGAAGGAGTTCAAGGTCTGGCTCGAGAACGACCTCCTGCCGCGGTCGCTCGGAGACTGGAGGCTCGGCACGGACCTGTGGACGAAAAAGCTGCGGCACACGCTGCAGTCGTCCCTGACGCCCGAGGAGATCCTGCGACGGGCGCAGGCACAGCTCGAGACCGACAGGACGCACATGCTCGAGGTCGCCGCTCCCCTGCACGACCGCCTCCACCCGGGCCACCGTCACGCCGAGAAGGGGGACGCGCTGGTCAACACCATCGTCCGCGAGGTGCTCGACGAGGTGACCAAGCGGCACTCGACCCCGGACACGCTGTTCCGCGACACACGGCGCGCCGTCGACCGGATCAAGGCGTTCATCCGCGAGCGCGACCTCATCGGCCTCCCCCCGGACGACGACAACTTCGTGGTCGAGCCGACCCCCGGCTTCATGGACGGCGTCGCGGTGGCGTTCTTCAATCCGCCGCCGGTGCTCGAGCCCGACCTGAAAAAGTCGTTCTGGATCTCCTCCGTGCCCCGCGGCGAAACCGAATCCTTCCTGCGCGAGTACAACGACTACGCCCTGCAGGGGCTCACCATCCACGAGGCCTTCCCCGGCCACTACGTGCAGTACTGGCACGCCCTGCGCTCACCCATCGCCACGATCTACAAGAAGCTCTTCTCCTCCGGGACCTTCGCCGAAGGTTGGGCGGTCCTGGCCGAGAGGCTGATGTTCGAGAACGGTTACGCCTCGGACGAGCCGGAGAATCTCCTGGTCCATCTCAAGCAGACCCTGCGCGTGCCCCTCAACGCCATCCTCGACGCTCGCCTTCACACGACCGCGATGTCCGACGAGGCGGCGGATCGCTTCGCCATGGACCTGCTGCGCGGACCCGGGTTCCAGGAGGAGGCGGAGGCGCGGGGCAAGCTGCGCCGGGCCAAGGTGTCGTCCACGCAGCTCTCCACGTATTTCGTCGGCTACCTGGAGATGTCCGACCTGCTGCGCGAGGCGCGGAGGCGGGAGGGGGACCGGTTCCGCCTGCGCGCGTTCAACGAGCGCCTGCTGTCCTTCGGGACGATTCCGCCGCGCGACGCTCGGGCGCTCCTCGACCAGCCCTCGCATCCCGGTTAG